A portion of the Segatella copri DSM 18205 genome contains these proteins:
- a CDS encoding type II toxin-antitoxin system VapC family toxin — MKKVFLDTNVVLDYYLDREGFSDDAEAILAYGYNQGCSLYVSSLTCANMAYIGRKKFPGEAIYAVLASLFEFAEIASVDSNAVKSAVTLQAKDFEDALQYFSAKAIGVDCIVTRNVKDFPFSELQVLTPKDFLAHYAVK; from the coding sequence ATGAAGAAGGTATTTTTAGATACGAATGTGGTTCTTGATTATTATCTGGATCGAGAAGGCTTTAGTGATGATGCTGAAGCCATCTTGGCTTATGGATATAATCAAGGATGTTCATTGTATGTATCTTCTTTAACTTGTGCTAATATGGCGTATATAGGCAGAAAGAAGTTCCCTGGTGAAGCGATATATGCTGTACTTGCAAGTTTGTTTGAATTTGCCGAAATAGCATCTGTCGATTCGAATGCTGTAAAGTCCGCAGTAACTTTGCAGGCTAAGGACTTTGAAGATGCATTGCAATATTTTTCTGCTAAGGCAATAGGTGTGGATTGTATTGTTACCAGAAACGTTAAGGATTTTCCTTTTTCGGAATTGCAAGTCTTGACCCCTAAGGATTTTTTGGCTCATTATGCAGTTAAATAA
- a CDS encoding ASCH domain-containing protein produces MNVILSIKPEFVEKIFSGEKQYEYRKVLFKQKVDTVYIYASRPISKIVGEFKIAEIICDTPANIWNQTKEYSGVTKSFFQQYYAGKDKGVALKIKECKQYKEAVDPTTVIANFKVPQSFIYV; encoded by the coding sequence ATGAACGTTATATTATCGATTAAGCCAGAGTTTGTTGAGAAAATCTTTTCTGGGGAAAAGCAATATGAGTACCGCAAGGTTCTCTTCAAGCAAAAGGTGGATACCGTATATATCTACGCCAGCCGTCCCATCAGCAAGATTGTAGGCGAGTTCAAGATAGCAGAGATTATCTGTGATACCCCTGCGAATATTTGGAATCAAACGAAAGAATACTCTGGTGTAACCAAGTCTTTCTTCCAACAGTATTATGCAGGAAAAGATAAAGGCGTGGCCCTCAAGATAAAGGAATGTAAGCAGTACAAGGAGGCTGTTGATCCAACAACGGTTATTGCTAACTTTAAAGTTCCCCAGTCGTTTATATATGTTTAA
- a CDS encoding IS982 family transposase has translation MEITKDKVTELFCIIDEFYKVFDAENAGKLLLSEDGVKRRRRKASLSDSEIMTILLYFHFGSFRNFKHYYLFFIRGTLKSYFPNAVSYNRFVELESRVFFPLMFFLNLRAFGRCTGITFVDSTMIPICHNLRRYANKVFKGIATDGKGTMGWCHGFKLHLACNDRGEIIAFVLTGANVSDKDPAVFDVLAKRLYGKLFADKGYISQKLFDSLFEEGIQLVTGLRVNMKNKLMPFYDKMMLRKRYIIETINDLLKNTAQIVHSRHRSVSNFIINIISALGAYCFFDNKPKALTGYVIEDTKQLSLF, from the coding sequence ATGGAGATTACCAAGGACAAAGTTACAGAATTATTTTGTATTATTGATGAATTTTACAAAGTTTTTGATGCTGAAAATGCAGGAAAATTGCTTTTGAGTGAAGATGGAGTAAAGCGCAGACGACGTAAAGCCTCTTTATCTGATAGTGAAATCATGACGATTTTGCTGTATTTCCATTTCGGCTCATTCCGAAACTTCAAGCATTATTACCTATTCTTTATTAGAGGAACATTGAAGTCATATTTTCCAAATGCAGTGTCTTATAACCGTTTTGTAGAACTTGAAAGTCGCGTATTCTTCCCTCTCATGTTCTTCCTGAATCTCCGTGCTTTTGGCAGATGTACAGGTATAACCTTTGTTGATTCAACCATGATACCAATATGCCACAATCTCAGGCGTTATGCCAACAAAGTGTTCAAAGGCATTGCCACAGACGGAAAGGGAACAATGGGATGGTGTCATGGGTTCAAGCTACATCTGGCTTGTAATGATAGAGGTGAGATAATTGCTTTTGTTCTCACTGGTGCAAACGTTAGCGACAAAGATCCAGCGGTATTCGATGTATTGGCTAAACGTCTGTATGGCAAGCTGTTTGCAGATAAAGGCTATATCTCGCAAAAACTCTTCGATTCGCTTTTTGAGGAAGGCATCCAGTTGGTTACAGGACTGAGAGTGAACATGAAGAACAAACTAATGCCGTTCTATGACAAGATGATGCTACGCAAAAGATACATCATTGAAACGATTAATGACCTGTTGAAAAATACGGCTCAGATAGTACATTCACGTCATAGGTCTGTTTCGAATTTCATCATAAATATTATTTCTGCATTAGGGGCATACTGTTTCTTTGACAACAAGCCCAAGGCACTTACTGGATACGTTATCGAAGATACGAAACAGCTGAGTCTTTTCTAA
- a CDS encoding transcription-repair coupling factor has translation MIRKAQEFMNENHYADISRVHCLLRKMMPKEYHDLIDQIKECQDSHVMFNVNGGNNVIAPNASQAKQNIHDDSSSSIKDNFQS, from the coding sequence ATGATACGTAAGGCACAAGAGTTCATGAATGAGAATCATTATGCAGACATCTCTCGTGTACATTGTTTGCTCCGAAAGATGATGCCTAAGGAATACCATGACCTGATAGACCAGATCAAGGAGTGTCAAGACTCGCACGTTATGTTCAATGTTAATGGTGGCAACAACGTGATAGCGCCAAATGCTAGTCAGGCGAAACAAAATATACATGATGATTCTTCTAGTAGTATAAAAGATAATTTTCAATCATAA